TACTATGACGACGATAACAACAATTGCGAGCAATTGGTACTTGCATATGACTATATGGGACATCACGTCAGAAGTATGTTCCTATCAGTTGCTATCAATAGCTCAGAAACTCCCCACAATCACAGATAATTACTGAGACGGGGCATCAACCTCAAGTCGGTCCTTAAGATTTTGAAGGGTCGTTCTAAGCTCTCGTTGATTATATCTTCGAACGAAAGGCTCAGCAAGCCGAGAGAGAACTCTTCCCGGTAATTTATACGTAGCGGCATATGAGACACGGGTTCCATCATTTTCCTCGGTAAAGCGCAGATCCAAGTCCCCTTCAAGTTGGCCCCGAAGTTCAAAATTAAGACGCTGGTTCTCTTCATGAAGTATCTCAACAAGTTCACCATCAAGTGACACTCCAGCCATCCGGTAGGTATGATCAGCTCGTTTCCCCCCATTGTCAAGAGGCTCGACATTTCGAACCTCAACTAAGCTCGGGGTAATCTCAATGTGGTGGTATGGGTCATCGAGGTAAGTAAAAACGTTCTCGACAGGGGCATTGACGTAAATCGTCTCACTGACGGTAACCATGCGTCTAAAGTAGGTAACCAGTGCTAAAAAGTTGTGTGTTATTTACGTGCTATATTTCATCACGATACAAAAAATGTAGTCTGGATTTGAGGATATTTTTTTAATAGAACCAAAATTGAACAAATTAAGAATCAGAGTCAATCAATGTATCCGAGGGCATCCTCAATACGACCAAGTTCTGGGCCGGTTGTTTCTTCACCAGCCACATATCCAGTGTTGTTTGCGAGAAGTCCACTTCCGACGAGTGGGCCTCCGTAATTGATTGTTCCAACATCTGCATAGACATCGAGCAAATTAGATAGACGTTCAAGTTCACTGTCAGTTGCTTTAGGATGACAGAGAACTCCTGAGTCAGTCGCAACAGCCGCCATTCCTACGGTCCGAACATCAGCGATCATTCCCTGCTCAACAGTGACATCAAGCGTATCAGCAATTGTCTCAACTGTTTCGTTTGTAAGGTCAGGGTGAACGTATGCACCAGAGTTATTCGCTAAGATAACATTACCAACAGCGGTAATCCGACTGGGGAGTTGCTGAACAGGAACGGATACAGCATCTTGAAGGGTGGATTGTTCTTCTGATGAGATACGGTTACTAACGAGAAGTCCATTGTCATTTCCCGCAACGAGTGATCCAACAGTCGTTGATCCACCGACTGTCGTTTCAATAACAGATACAGAGAGCTCACTGGCAATCGCGTCAACAAGTTCTTGATCTAGATTAGGACGGACTACCAGATAATCATTCGTTACGTGGGCGAACACACCAACGTACGGCGAGCCAAGAAATGATGTCTGAAGCAACGTTCTCACTCAGAGTGTTCAGCTTCGACGATTCCGCGCCCCGCTTCTTGGAAGCGAGCAGCGCGGACACGAAGCTTGCTCGGCGGTTTTGATCGTCCGCGTTCCCAGACTGCTTCATTGATCGACGGATCAAGCCGGACATCATCCTCCTC
This portion of the Salinarchaeum sp. IM2453 genome encodes:
- a CDS encoding SRPBCC family protein; the protein is MVTVSETIYVNAPVENVFTYLDDPYHHIEITPSLVEVRNVEPLDNGGKRADHTYRMAGVSLDGELVEILHEENQRLNFELRGQLEGDLDLRFTEENDGTRVSYAATYKLPGRVLSRLAEPFVRRYNQRELRTTLQNLKDRLEVDAPSQ
- a CDS encoding translation initiation factor IF-6, with protein sequence MLQTSFLGSPYVGVFAHVTNDYLVVRPNLDQELVDAIASELSVSVIETTVGGSTTVGSLVAGNDNGLLVSNRISSEEQSTLQDAVSVPVQQLPSRITAVGNVILANNSGAYVHPDLTNETVETIADTLDVTVEQGMIADVRTVGMAAVATDSGVLCHPKATDSELERLSNLLDVYADVGTINYGGPLVGSGLLANNTGYVAGEETTGPELGRIEDALGYID
- a CDS encoding 50S ribosomal protein L31e: MSAEEFEERVMTIPLRDAKAAPKHERADKAMAIVREHLAQHFSVEEDDVRLDPSINEAVWERGRSKPPSKLRVRAARFQEAGRGIVEAEHSE